In Victivallis sp. Marseille-Q1083, the genomic stretch CGTTCTCAAGCTGGCCAATTTGAAGAACGCTTCGCCGATTGTTTGCGATATTCATGAACAGGCTTTTATGGCACAGCACGCGATTACCGTGGCCAATATGCTGAAGGCGACGCCGGACTCCTGCTGCCCGGTGCCGCGTCACGAATTGCGGGTCAATCTGGTGTTCAGCGACGGCCATGCCGCCGGCATGACGCCGCAGCAGATGCTGGCTGAAGCGGATCAGGCGTCGATGCGCTGGGACAACCGGATCGTCAACGAAGGGATCAGCTTCGGCGCCTGGATGACCGGTTATTGAGATGGGAAACCGGAATTGAAAAATGGAATATCAAAAATGGCCGGAAACACCATTCTTTCCGGCCGGGAAAAAAAGGAGAAACGATCGATGCGTTGGTGTGTTGCCGTGCCGCTGGTGATTCTGGCGCAGTTGGCCCCCGGACTGCAGGCGTTCCGCTTTGACCGCGGAGAGGAACCGCCGGCAATCTGGATTCATCCGGAGTGCGAGCCGGTGGTCAAATATGCGGCGTCGGAACTGGCTTTTCATCTGAAGGAGAGTCTGGCGCAGGAGTGTTCAATCCGGCAGAGCGATCTTCTGGAGGTCGCCGAATTGCGGATCGCCGGCGACGCGGTCCGGTTGACGGCGCCGGAATTGCAGACGGCGGTTGATTCCTACACGCTGCAGATCCGGCCGGATTCCATTTCCGTTTATGCGGCGTCCGGAAATGAACGGGGGGTGCTTTATGGCGTTTACGCGTTGCTGGAGGACGATTTCCGGTGCCGCTGGTACACGCCGGAACTGACGGTGATTCCGGAAGTGGAACACCTGGAAATTGCCGAAGGCGTCCGGCAATACGCGCCGCCGGTACAGTGGCGGGAAGTTTTTTATTATGAGGCCGCCGAGCCGGTTTTTGCCGGCCGTCAACGGCTGAACGGCAATACGTCGGGCCGTTGCGAACGTTCGCCCGGCCGCCGGGTGATCGACGAGGGCGCGCACGGCGATTGGGGCCTCTGGTGCCACAGTATGTTTTCGCTGCTGGACCCGGAACTCTACCAGACCCATCCGGAATATTTCGCCGAGGTCGACGGCAAACGGGTGGCGCCGAAGCCCGACGGGACCCAGGCCTGCATGACCGACCCGGCCGTGGCCGATATCGTCATCGAAGCCTTGCGGAAAAAGATTGCCGCGACCCCGCCGCCGTCCGTCCCGTGGGCCGGGCCGTTGCGGTACTGGAGCGTCAGCCAGATGGATGGCCGGGGGTATTGCACTTGCAGTCGCTGCGCCGCCGTCGACCGGGAAAATGGATCGCCGATCGGCTCCATTCTGCAATTGGTCAACCGGGTGGCGGAGGCGTTTCCCGATTACCGCATCGGCACGCTCGCCTACGACTATTCACGGCATGTGCCGGGCGCGACCCGGCTGCAGCCGAATGTGGTGATTCAGCTCTGCTCGATTGAGGCGCCGCGCGTCGCGGCGAATGAACCGGTGTCGACTTCGCCCAAACATCAATCTTTTCGGGACGACATCGTCAATTGGGGCAGATTGTGCAATGACATCGTCCTCTGGGATTACGTCGTTCAGTTCCAGAATCTGGTGGCGCCTTATCCGAACTGGAATGTGCTGCAGGACAACATCCGGTTTTACGCCGGGCACCACGTCACCGGGATCTTTTGCCAGGGCAACCGGGACCGCGGCGGAGAATTCGCCGAGCTGCGCGCTTACTTGCTGAGTAAACTGTTATGGGATCCCGATTGCGATCTCGAACGGCATCGGCAGGATTTCCTGGCCGCCTGGTATGGTGCCGCCGCGCCCTGCATCGCCGAATACCTGGCCCGCCAGGAACGCGAGCTGGCGAAATCCGGCCTGCCGCTGTCGATGGACGGAGAAGTGGCCGCTCATCGCAACGGTTTCCTGTCTGAAGTGAACCTGCGCGTTTACAACGAGCTTTTCGATCAGGCGGAAGCGGCGGTCGCCGCCGATCCGGAAAGGCTGAATCGGGTGCGGAAGGAGCGGCTCGGGATCCAGTATGTCCAGCTCCGGCTGCGGTATGGCACGCCGGAAGAACGCCGGAAGGTGCTCGCCGATTTTACCGCCTGCGCCGAAAAGAATGGCGTCTGGATGTTGAGTGAAGTGGATTGGCGGGAAGACCAGGCCGGAAATCGCGCCATGTTTTTCAAACGCATTTCCGACGAATTGGATGCGGAGGACAATGAACACGGGAGATGAGGCGAAATTACTTTGCCTGGCGTCGCCGATTTCCCGTTGGGATGAGGCGCTGCCGCTGGGCAATGGCATGACCGGCGTGCTGATGTGGGGCGGCGACCGGCTGGTGAAGCTGTCGCTCGACCGGGGAGACTTATGGGATGAGCGCCGGGGCGGGGCCGAACGCTGCCCGGACTGGAACCGGGCGGCATTGCGGGAGATTGTTGCCGCCGGCGACGGGGAACGTTTGCGGCGGCTCGACCGGGTTGCCGCCGCTATTCCGGCCACCCGGCTGCCGGCCGGCCGGATCGAAATCGCATTGCCGGCGGCGGCCGACCGGTTTGTGCTCGATCTGTCCACCGCCACCGGCCGGCTCTGGCTTGATGACGGCCGGCTGGGGATGGAATGCTTCTGCGCGGCGGCGGGGGAAGGCATCTATTTCCGGCTGCCGCCGGATATTCCGGCTAAGGTCCGGCTGGTGATGCCGGCGTATGGCAGCGCGAATCCGGAAAAGGACAGCCTGGCTTCGCTGGGCTATCCACCCGGCTGCCTGGTTGAAACCGGCCGCCGGCTGATCGGCTGGCAGCCGACTTTGGGCGGTTGGGGCTTTGCCGTCGTGGTCGATGCATTGGCGGATGGCGCTTACCGGGTTTTGATCGACCGCCATGCTTCGTTCGACGCATTGTCGGCGCAATTGGAAGCGGCCGCGCCGCCGGTGCCGTATCCGGCGGTCCGGCGGCGGCACTGCCGCTGGTGGAAGGCGTTCTGGCAGCGTTCGTCGGTGGTCTTGCCGGACCGGGAGGTGGCGAAACATTACCATTTATGCCGCTATTTTTACGGTTCCGGTTCCCGGCCCGGCGCGCCGCCGTTGCCGCTGCAGGGTGTCTGGACGGCGGCGGACGGACAACTGCCGCCGTGGAAGGGAGATTATCATCACGATTTGAATACCCAGATGACCTATCTGGCCTATTTGACCAGCGGAGACTTCGATTGCGGCCGGGCTTTCTTCGATCACCTGTCGGCGCAGTTGCCGGTTTACCGTCGTTTTGCCCGGGAGTTTTTCGGTTGTTCCGGCATCGCGGTACCGGGGACGGCCACGCTGGCCGGGCAGGCGCTCGGCGGTTGGGGGCAGTACAGTTTTTCCCCGACCAACAGCGCCTGGCTGGCGGTGATGTTCGCCGATCACTACCGTTATACGCTGGATCGGCCGTTTTTGCGCCGGCAGGCCTGGCCGTTTCTGGCCGGGGTCGGAGAATTGCTGCTGAATTTGCTGGAGACGGCGCCGGACGGCCGCTACCGGCTGCCGTTGTCGACCTCGCCGGAAATCCATGACAACACGCTGGCGGCGTATCTGCCGGAATTGTCCAATTACGATCTGGCTTTGTTGCGGCGGTTGTTCGGGGATCTGCAGTTTGCGGCCGCGGAATCGGGGCGGCCGGAAACGGCGCGATTCTGGGCGGCCGAACGGAAGCGGTTGCCGGATTGGGCGGTGGACGACCAGACGGGACTGCAGCTTTGTCCGGGTGAAAATCTGTTGGAATCCCACCGGCACCATTCGCATCTGATGGCGATTTATCCGTTGCGGCTGTTGGCGATGGAGCATCCCGGAGAGGCGAAACTCATCGCCGATTCCTTGCGGTATTTGAAAACTTTGGGCGAACGACACTGGGTCGGGTTCAGTTTTGTCTGGCATGCGGCGATGGCGGCTTATTGCGGGTTCGGGGAGATGGCGTTATTCCGGCTGCAGCAGTTCCTTGACGGTTTTGTCAGCCGCAACGGTTTTCATTTGAATGGTGATTACAAAAATTTGGGCTATTGTAACTGGAAGTACCGGCCGTTCACGCTGGAGGGAAATTTTCTGGCGATGCAGACGGTTCATGAAATGCTGTTGTCCTCCGCCGGCGGTGTGGTGCGGATTTTTCCCGCTTTGCCGGCGAGCTGGCAGGAGGTCGCATTTGAAAATCTGCGGGGGGAGGGCGGCTTGCTGGTCAGCGCCGGTCTGGCGGGCGGCCGCTGCCGGCGGCTGGAATTGCTGGCTCCGCGAAATGTTACGGTACGCTTGGCCGATACCGGACATGGATTGGCGGATTTGCTGGAGCGGCGGTCCGGGGTGGAGAAGCAATCGGGCGGGTTTCGGATTGCGCTGTCGGCCGGAGTGCGCTGGCGGGCGGCGGCGGAAAGTTTGAAACGGCGAAAAATGAACGAAATGGCTGTTGCCGATTGAGAAAGTGAGAAAAGATGATAAATTGGAGAAAATGTCTGATCGGAGGGATGGTGAGTCTGATGACTGGAAATCTGCTGCTGGCGGCGATGCTGCCGGAAAGTTGGGGCAAGGGGGCCAGGCTGGAGGTCAAGCCGGCGGCTCTATGCGGGCAGGAGCTCAGGCGGAGCATTGCGATTGCCCCGCCGACGGAGGGGGACCGGCAGGGCGTGCCGGCCTGGAAACGGACGCTCGGCCTGGGCCGGGAGGGCGATCAGAAACTGCAATTTTTTCTCGGCGTCCAGGACGGAGGCGCCGCCGGCGCGCCATGCGAGTTCCAAGTGGTGGTCAACGGCCGGGTATTGTGGGAGAAAAGTTATGCGGCGGCGGAATGGGAGCCGGTGGAAATCGATTTGTCGTCCTACGCCGGCAATTTGATT encodes the following:
- a CDS encoding DUF4838 domain-containing protein; its protein translation is MRWCVAVPLVILAQLAPGLQAFRFDRGEEPPAIWIHPECEPVVKYAASELAFHLKESLAQECSIRQSDLLEVAELRIAGDAVRLTAPELQTAVDSYTLQIRPDSISVYAASGNERGVLYGVYALLEDDFRCRWYTPELTVIPEVEHLEIAEGVRQYAPPVQWREVFYYEAAEPVFAGRQRLNGNTSGRCERSPGRRVIDEGAHGDWGLWCHSMFSLLDPELYQTHPEYFAEVDGKRVAPKPDGTQACMTDPAVADIVIEALRKKIAATPPPSVPWAGPLRYWSVSQMDGRGYCTCSRCAAVDRENGSPIGSILQLVNRVAEAFPDYRIGTLAYDYSRHVPGATRLQPNVVIQLCSIEAPRVAANEPVSTSPKHQSFRDDIVNWGRLCNDIVLWDYVVQFQNLVAPYPNWNVLQDNIRFYAGHHVTGIFCQGNRDRGGEFAELRAYLLSKLLWDPDCDLERHRQDFLAAWYGAAAPCIAEYLARQERELAKSGLPLSMDGEVAAHRNGFLSEVNLRVYNELFDQAEAAVAADPERLNRVRKERLGIQYVQLRLRYGTPEERRKVLADFTACAEKNGVWMLSEVDWREDQAGNRAMFFKRISDELDAEDNEHGR